GGGCTCAAAGTGGCGGCGGTTTCGGCCATTGCGGTGCCGGAGAGTTTTGAAAGCGCGCTGGAGGCCTTCGGGGCGGAAATCGTCTATGTCCGCCGTTTTGCCGACCATCACCGGTTTTCGCAGCAGGAGATTATCAATACCATCAACTGGAGTGCAAAACGGGGGGCTCAGGCGATTCTTACGACCGAGAAAGATGCCGTACGTTTTCCGTTTGTCGAGCGGCGGGATATTCCGATTCATTACATGCGTGTCGAAATCGAGATGCTTTCCGGCGAAGAGGAGTTCATGGATTGGATTATGCGTATCTGTTTTAAAACTCCGCGGGATGATTAATGGCTGAACGTATTCTTATTATGGGGCTCAACTGGATTGGTGATGCGGTCATGAGTATGCCGGCCATTCAGGCTTGCCGACATGAAAACCCCGATGCTCACATTGGTATTCTGGTGAAACCCTATCTTAAACCGTTCTGGGAAATGCATGCCGCTCCCGACCGGATATTGACTTTGGACTCTATGGGCGGGGCAATCCGGGAAATTCGCGACTACGGCTTTGAAAAGGCCTTTATTCTCCCGAATTCATTCCGGTCGGCTCTTATTCCAATGCTGGCCGGAGTTCAGCAACGGATCGGTTTCCGGGGAGATCATCGCCGGTTGATGCTGACGGATGTGGTGCCGGTGGCCGGAGGGCATCAGTCGAATGAATATTTCCCCATCGTTGCTCCGAAATCGGTCGATTTGGTTAAAGAGCTTCCGGAACTGAATGTTCCCGATGAGGCGTTCCAAACCCTGGAACGCAAATTTCCGAATCTTGAGCGCTATGTGGTTCTAATGCCGGGTGCGGCGCGAGGGGCTTCTAAGATGTGGCCGTTAGGTCACTTTGAGCAGCTCTCTCGGATGTTACTGGACCAGACCGATCTGCGATTGGTTTTTGCCGGAGGTTCCGGAGATGCACCGGCCTGTGAGGAACTGGCGGAAAAACTCGGCGGTCGTACGGAAAGTGTGGCGGGCAGAACCAGCTTGAAAGAATGGGCGGCCCTGCTGAAAAATGCAAAACTCGCCGTGGCCAACGACAGCGGAGGGATGCATCTTGCCGGTGCAGTAGGGACTCCGGTGGTGGGTATTTATGGCCTTACCGATCCGGAAAAAACGGGG
This is a stretch of genomic DNA from Pontiella agarivorans. It encodes these proteins:
- the waaF gene encoding lipopolysaccharide heptosyltransferase II, yielding MAERILIMGLNWIGDAVMSMPAIQACRHENPDAHIGILVKPYLKPFWEMHAAPDRILTLDSMGGAIREIRDYGFEKAFILPNSFRSALIPMLAGVQQRIGFRGDHRRLMLTDVVPVAGGHQSNEYFPIVAPKSVDLVKELPELNVPDEAFQTLERKFPNLERYVVLMPGAARGASKMWPLGHFEQLSRMLLDQTDLRLVFAGGSGDAPACEELAEKLGGRTESVAGRTSLKEWAALLKNAKLAVANDSGGMHLAGAVGTPVVGIYGLTDPEKTGPLARKFRVIQNSTIKSRDIARNSDEAVKTLESITPEQVMRSAAELMV